In a genomic window of Salvelinus fontinalis isolate EN_2023a chromosome 7, ASM2944872v1, whole genome shotgun sequence:
- the LOC129859801 gene encoding serine/threonine-protein kinase PAK 2-like, producing MCDSGVCEDKPPAPPVRMNSQGGGAKDSVSGNYNSRSLPSVPEEKQKRNKIISMFASEKGGRKKDRDKDNRPEISSPSDFEHTIHVGFDAVTGEFTGMPEQWSNLLQTSNISKSEQKQNPQAVLDILKFYDSSTAKQKYLSFSEKDAQSPGKQGATSSPSGGKDGDDDDDEDGDEAPPPIVAPRPEHTKSVYTKSVIDPLPPLPEPDSASNRNKKKQQGKMTDEEIMEKLRTIVSIGDPKKKYTRYEKIGQGASGTVYTAIDVATGAEVAIKQINLQKQPKKELIINEILVMKELQQPNIVNYVDSFLVGEELFVVMEYLAGGSLTDVVTETCMDEAQIAAVCRECLQALEFLHANQVIHRDIKSDNVLLGMDGSVKLTDFGFCAQITPEQSKRSTMVGTPYWMAPEVVTRKAYGPKVDIWSLGIMAIEMVEGEPPYLNENPLRALYLIATNGTPELQSPEKLSPVFRSFLSRCLEMDVEKRGGGKELLQHPFLKLAKPLSSLTPLILAAKEAMKSNR from the exons atgtgtgacaGCGGTGTGTGTGAAGACAAGCCCCCCGCCCCCCCTGTCAGAATGAACAGCCAAGGAGGCGGAGCCAAGGACTCCGTGTCAGGCAACTACAACTCTCGGTCCCTCCCCTCTGTTcctgaggagaaacagaaacgaAATAAAATCATCTCCATGTTCGCCTCAGAGAaag gaggcAGGAAGAAGGATCGTGATAAGGACAACAGACCAGAGATCTCCTCTCCGTCAGACTTTGAACACACCATCCATGTGGGCTTCGACGCCGTCACAGGAGAGTTCACA ggcatgCCGGAGCAGTGGTCCAACCTGCTCCAGACGTCTAACATCAGTAAATCGGAGCAGAAGCAGAATCCTCAGGCTGTTCTGGACATTCTCAAGTTCTACGACTCCTCCACcgcaaaacagaaatacctctcCTTCTCAG AAAAAGATGCACAGTCG CCTGGAAAGCAGGGTGCCACGTCCTCGCCATCAGGCGGTAAAGAcggtgatgatgatgacgatgaggaTGGAGACGAAGCTCCGCCCCCTATTGTGGCGCCACGGCCTGAGCACACCAAATCA gtGTACACCAAGTCTGTCATCGACCCACTTCCCCCGCTGCCAGAGCCTGACTCCGCCTCCAACAGGAACAAGAAGAAACAGCAGGGCAAGATGACTGACGAGGAAATCATGGAGAAACTAC GAACCATCGTCAGTATTGGAGATCCCAAGAAGAAGTACACACGCTATGAGAAGATCGGCCaggg aGCGTCTGGTACTGTCTACACAGCCATTGATGTTGCCACTGGTGCAGAG gtaGCTATCAAACAGATCAACCTCCAGAAACAGCCGAAGAAGGAGCTGATCATCAACGAGATCCTGGTGATGAAGGAGTTACAACAACCTAACATCGTCAACTAcgtagacag tttcctGGTAGGTGAGGAGTTGTTTGTGGTGATGGAGTATCTGGCTGGAGGTTCGCTAACGGACGTTGTCACGGAAACATGCATGGACGAGGCTCAGATCGCTGCTGTGTgcagagag TGTCTGCAGGCTCTGGAGTTCCTCCATGCCAACCAGGTGATCCACAGAGACATCAAGAGTGACAACGTGTTGCTGGGAATGGACGGATCTGTCAAGCtca cgGACTTTGGGTTCTGTGCCCAGATCACTCCAGAGCAGAGTAAGAGGAGCACCATGGTGGGGACTCCCTACTGGATGGCTCCTGAGGTGGTGACCAGGAAGGCCTACGGACCCAAGGTGGACATCTGGTCCCTGGGCATCATGGCTATAGAGATGGTGGAGGGAGAACCCCCTTACCTCAACGAAAACCCActcagg GCCCTCTACCTGATAGCCACCAATGGGACTCCAGAGCTCCAGTCTCCAGAGAAGTTATCTCCAGTGTTCAGGTCCTTCCTGTCCCGCTGTCTGGAGATGGatgtagagaagagaggaggggggaaagaactactgcag CATCCATTCCTAAAGCTGGCCAAGCCTCTCTCCAGCCTCACCCCTCTCATCCTGGCAGCCAAGGAGGCCATGAAGAGTAACCGCTAA
- the LOC129859803 gene encoding glycogenin-1-like isoform X2: MLSSIYDEVCVVDILDSGDTAHLALMKRPDLGVTFTKLHCWTLTHYTKCVFMDADTLVLSNIDELFEREELSAAPDPGWPDCFNSGVFVFEPSNETYLMTHCTEKGSFDGGDQGVLNSFFNTWSTADISKHLPFIYNLSSIAIYTYLPAFKQRRSVTVWLRSSSPRLPLRRPRCPVRRGGSDGRRGRRTTWEPTPSKASRGNWTASSSRGSEKG; encoded by the exons ATGCTGAGTAGCATCTATGACGAGGTGTGTGTGGTGGATATCTTGGACTCTGGGGACACGGCCCACCTCGCCTTGATGAAGAGACCAGACCTCGGAGTGACCTTCACCAAGCTGCACTGCTGGACACTCACACACTACACCAAGTGTGTGTTTATGGACGCAGACACACTG GTGTTGTCCAACATCGATGAGCTGTTTGAGAGGGAGGAGTTATCTGCTGCGCCTGATCCTGGTTGGCCAGACTGTTTCAACTCAGGGGTGTTCGTCTTTGAACCATCCAATGAAACATACCTTATGACACACTGCACTGAGAAAGGCAGCTTTGACG gtGGTGACCAAGGAGTTCTGAACAGTTTCTTCAATACCTGGTCAACAGCAGACATTTCCAAACACCTGCCTTTTATCTACAACCTCAGCAGCATCGCTATATACACCTATCTACCAGCCTTCAAACa GAGGAGGTCTGTGACAGTGTGGTTGAGATCATCCTCCCCCCGCCTCCCCCTCAGGCGCCCCAGGTGTCcagtgaggagaggaggcagCGATGGGAGGCGGGGCAGGCGGACTACATGGGAGCCGACTCCTTCGAAAGCATCCAGAGGAAACTGGACTGCTTCCTCAAGTAGAGGGTCAGAGAAGGGATGA